In the Bacillota bacterium genome, CTGGCTGCGCCGGCTGACGGTCAATACCTGTATTAATTTCTTGCGCAGCCGGGGCCGGGAAGTGCTTATCCTGGACGAGCCCGCCGGCTCAAACCCTTCCCGGGTGACGCCGGCCGCGCCCGTCAAGACCGATCCGCAGGTCCGGGCCGAATGGATAGAAACATGCCTGACACTCCAGTCGGCTATAGAACGGCTGCCGCCCCCGCACCGCCTCGTATTGGTCTTACGCCACCAGGAAGAAATGAACTACCAGGAGATCGCCGAAGTTACGGGGCTGCCGCTGGGAACCGTTAAAACCTATCTCTTCCGGGCGCGCGGGAAACTGCGGCAATTATTAAGCGATGCCTACGGTTGGGAGGAGACCGAAAATGAATTGTGATCATGAACGGTTACAGGCTTATCTTGACGGGGCGCTTACAGACAGCGAACTCTGCGAGCTGAAAGGGCATCTGGCTGAATGCCGCGCCTGCCGCCGGGAACTCTCGCGCCTGAAGCTCTTGTGGTCGGAACTGTCTCAACCGGAAGAAATCCCCCTCCCGCCGGAACTGCCTTATTTACGTCAACAGGCGGTCACGGTCGTAAGGCGCACCCGGGAGGAGCAGGCGGAAAAATACCTTGGCTTCTGGGAAATACAGCGGCTGGCATGGAGCCCGCTCGGCCTTTCTGCGGCGTACCTGCCGGGATCCCGGCAGGTTGTGAACCTTGTCAGGGCAACCGGCAAGGCGGCGCCGGGGCTGCTTCAAAGCTCCATCAAAGCCGCCGCGCGCCTGCCCCATTTAGGACAGCGCGGGAAAGGGCGTGACCGGCGCTGAGCGCCTTTCTCTGGTTCACATGTGTCATCCTGGCGGTCATAGCCCTCCTGAGTGTTCCGTTATCCTTCAGGGCGGAAATCAACCGTGTCGGAGGGACGACCGGTCGCGTAGAGGTGGCCTGGGCATGGGGCCTGATATCGGTGCAGGCCGTTTTTCATAAAGCAAAACCCGACCTTTTCTTAAAGTTGGGCGGGTGGACGAAGCGTATCCGGGAAAGACCGAAAAAGAGGCGTAAACCCAAGGAAACAAACAAACGCAAGGAAGCCGGTCTCGCCGCTTGCTTTCGGATTGCCTCTGCCGGACGGTATTTGGACAGCCGGGCGTTAAAAGAAGGTGTCGGTTTTGCCCTCCGCATTGCACGATCTCTGCGTTTAAAACTTGCGATCGAGGGGGAATACGGTACGGGCGACCCGGCGATGACCGGGTATATCTCCGGTATGGTGGCTATAGTGAACGGAACCCGGGAACGTTTACAACTGCGCCCGAACTATACGGATGAGGTTTTGGATGTCCAGGGTAAAATCCGCGGAAGGCTTATTCCGGCCCAAATCCTGGGCCTGACCGGATGCTTCTTGCTGAAAGCGCCGGTCCGGCGGCTCTGGTGGGCCGGGCTGCGAACAAAAGTTAAAAACATAAGGAGGTCAAAAGGATGTTCAAAGAAAACGTTGAAACCATTGTCACCCAACTGGAAAAGCTGATCACCACCAGAACCATAGTCGGAGAGCCAATCACAAGCGGCAACGCGACCATCCTCCCCATTGTCTCCACGAGTTTCGGCTTTGGAACGGGG is a window encoding:
- a CDS encoding RNA polymerase sigma factor, with translation MDVDDSRLIVQCRNGEEEGFRLLLGRYEAYIYRLCRRLTGHPEDALELTQEVFLKIVTGLEGFQVNRPFKPWLRRLTVNTCINFLRSRGREVLILDEPAGSNPSRVTPAAPVKTDPQVRAEWIETCLTLQSAIERLPPPHRLVLVLRHQEEMNYQEIAEVTGLPLGTVKTYLFRARGKLRQLLSDAYGWEETENEL
- a CDS encoding zf-HC2 domain-containing protein, with the protein product MNCDHERLQAYLDGALTDSELCELKGHLAECRACRRELSRLKLLWSELSQPEEIPLPPELPYLRQQAVTVVRRTREEQAEKYLGFWEIQRLAWSPLGLSAAYLPGSRQVVNLVRATGKAAPGLLQSSIKAAARLPHLGQRGKGRDRR
- a CDS encoding DUF2953 domain-containing protein → MAWAWGLISVQAVFHKAKPDLFLKLGGWTKRIRERPKKRRKPKETNKRKEAGLAACFRIASAGRYLDSRALKEGVGFALRIARSLRLKLAIEGEYGTGDPAMTGYISGMVAIVNGTRERLQLRPNYTDEVLDVQGKIRGRLIPAQILGLTGCFLLKAPVRRLWWAGLRTKVKNIRRSKGCSKKTLKPLSPNWKS